One Nocardioides luti DNA window includes the following coding sequences:
- a CDS encoding universal stress protein, producing the protein MTTPHSHVPAGTIVVGVDGSDGSLRALTWATAQALLEHRALTLVHGLGPAGTAWAGQVGLDHRVLLDALRQDGTAILDAAREHVRTKAPDVEVHEVLHISDPREVLLEMSREAGMVVLGSRGRGTLRSLLLGSVSVSVTKHAHCPVVVLRPAERGTVRNGVLVGVDGTARSREVLEFAYRIAAARDLPLTVLHSYWYGAVLVEGIPQGLTSESELEEQRLLLAETVAGMAEKFPEVRARAELAHGLADDCLVRASARMDLVVVGAHAGGVRTQLTRGSVASSVVEHARTTVAVVPSRSDDDA; encoded by the coding sequence ATGACCACACCCCACTCCCACGTGCCGGCCGGCACCATCGTCGTCGGCGTCGACGGGTCCGACGGCTCGCTCCGGGCCCTCACGTGGGCGACCGCGCAGGCGCTGCTGGAGCACCGGGCGCTGACGCTCGTCCACGGGCTCGGGCCGGCGGGCACGGCGTGGGCCGGGCAGGTCGGCCTCGACCACCGGGTGCTGCTCGACGCCCTGCGCCAGGACGGCACCGCGATCCTGGATGCCGCCCGGGAGCACGTGCGCACCAAGGCGCCGGACGTCGAGGTCCACGAGGTCCTGCACATCTCGGACCCGCGCGAGGTGCTCCTCGAGATGTCCCGCGAGGCCGGCATGGTCGTCCTCGGCTCGCGCGGGCGCGGCACCCTGCGCAGCCTGCTGCTGGGCTCGGTCAGCGTCAGCGTGACCAAGCACGCGCACTGCCCCGTGGTCGTGCTGCGCCCGGCCGAGCGCGGCACCGTCCGCAACGGCGTCCTGGTCGGCGTGGACGGCACGGCGCGGTCGCGGGAGGTGCTGGAGTTCGCCTACCGGATCGCCGCGGCGCGCGACCTGCCGCTGACGGTCCTGCACAGCTACTGGTACGGCGCGGTCCTCGTCGAGGGCATCCCGCAGGGGCTGACCTCCGAGTCCGAGCTGGAGGAGCAGCGGCTGCTGCTCGCCGAGACGGTCGCGGGCATGGCCGAGAAGTTCCCGGAGGTCCGGGCCCGGGCCGAGCTCGCCCACGGGCTGGCCGACGACTGCCTGGTGCGGGCATCGGCCCGGATGGACCTGGTCGTGGTCGGGGCGCACGCTGGCGGCGTGCGCACCCAGCTGACCCGCGGCTCGGTCGCGTCCTCGGTCGTCGAGCACGCGCGCACGACCGTGGCGGTCGTGCCGAGCCGGAGCGACGACGACGCCTGA
- a CDS encoding pyridoxamine 5'-phosphate oxidase family protein, translating into MHESLDLSQQECETLLRSGVVGRLALSTPDGPHVIPINYSVVDDAIIVRTSPYSLLGTYGRDSTLAFEIDQFDHEYHRGWSVVARGRAEFVTDPAELEHIRAVWQPHPWAAGARGMHLRLAWDELTGRRLGAAGNPVAELRIRRAL; encoded by the coding sequence GTGCACGAATCACTCGACCTGAGCCAGCAGGAGTGCGAGACCCTGCTGCGCTCCGGCGTCGTGGGGCGCCTCGCGCTGTCCACCCCGGACGGACCGCACGTCATCCCGATCAACTACTCGGTCGTCGACGACGCGATCATCGTGCGGACCTCGCCGTACAGCCTGCTCGGCACCTACGGCCGGGACAGCACCCTGGCCTTCGAGATCGACCAGTTCGACCACGAGTACCACCGCGGCTGGAGCGTCGTGGCGCGCGGCCGCGCCGAGTTCGTGACCGACCCCGCCGAGCTGGAGCACATCCGCGCCGTCTGGCAGCCGCACCCGTGGGCGGCGGGCGCCCGCGGGATGCACCTGCGCCTGGCCTGGGACGAGCTGACCGGGCGACGCCTCGGCGCCGCCGGGAACCCCGTGGCCGAGCTGCGCATCCGGCGCGCCCTGTGA
- a CDS encoding GNAT family N-acetyltransferase, with translation MTYAGSHADPLDADVLLTDGTVAVVRGVRPDDHDGLAALHEGASLASLRMRFFAVGRKAGQDYVEHLFDAARPTVAALVVTVRDRIVALGTAEPVSADTAEVAFLVDEERHGQGLGSLLLEHLAATCRDRGIRRFVAEVLTENRAMLGVFLDAGFEVTRQADAGTIHVEMGIAASARAVAAADVREGRAETRSLAPLLHPRSVAVTGVRRDGSGIGAAVLASLRAGGYAGDLYVVHPTAPEVAGLAASARFVDLPGPVDLAVVAVPATRVLETLRDAAEAGVPAAVVISSGFEEMGAEGAALQRAMLDLARRHSMRLVGPNCLGVMVNDPDLRLNATFSHGVPPPGGLAIASQSGGVGIALIDLARDLGLGVGSFISLGNKADVSGNDLLAAWLEDPRVTSAALYLESFGNAPKFARTARRFAERKALLAVVGGRSQGGRRAGASHTAAAAASGVGVDALFTQAGVIACRSAEELAETALLTDGRPLPGGPRLAIVSNAGGLGVLAADEADRCGLVVPELSPALRATLAGHVLGTTGTSNPVDAGAGTAPADLGAIVAALLTSDEVDAVVVVLVRTSVGDPAPLVTALVDARAAHPGKPLLLVPMGGLNPRPDDLPGITRYRSVGTAVQALARVTRYAAWLRVPREEPEPPDEDRAAVARLVGARLVAERSADRPAGGWLDPAEAIELLGPYGLAPAGRSARGGEGAGRAAVDLGFPVVVKVAEPGIVHKTERGLVRVGLTSYDEVVAAVRGFGLELGQDGVPVLVQPVVAGVELALGVVRDPGFGPLVMVAAGGVTTDLLADRVFLLPPLTRADAGRALRSLRSWPLLDGFRGSPRVDVAALEQLVVDLGALATDVPEVSELDLNPVLVTPTGCSLVDVKVRLAPATLLDAGIPRRLRRPR, from the coding sequence GTGACGTACGCCGGGAGCCACGCCGACCCGCTCGACGCCGACGTCCTCCTCACCGACGGCACCGTCGCCGTGGTGCGCGGCGTCCGGCCCGACGACCACGACGGCCTCGCCGCCCTGCACGAGGGCGCCTCCCTGGCCAGCCTGCGGATGCGCTTCTTCGCCGTCGGCCGCAAGGCCGGGCAGGACTACGTCGAGCACCTCTTCGACGCCGCGCGCCCGACGGTGGCGGCCCTGGTGGTCACGGTCCGGGACCGCATCGTCGCGCTCGGGACGGCCGAGCCGGTCTCGGCCGACACCGCCGAGGTCGCCTTCCTCGTCGACGAGGAGCGTCACGGCCAGGGCCTCGGCAGCCTGCTGCTCGAGCACCTCGCGGCGACCTGCCGCGACCGCGGCATCCGGCGGTTCGTCGCCGAGGTGCTCACCGAGAACCGCGCCATGCTCGGGGTCTTCCTCGACGCCGGCTTCGAGGTCACCCGCCAGGCGGACGCGGGCACCATCCACGTCGAGATGGGCATCGCCGCCTCAGCGCGCGCCGTGGCGGCCGCCGACGTCCGCGAGGGTCGCGCGGAGACCCGCTCGCTGGCACCCCTGCTCCACCCGCGCAGCGTCGCGGTCACCGGCGTACGCCGCGACGGCAGCGGGATCGGCGCCGCGGTGCTGGCCTCCCTCCGCGCCGGTGGGTACGCCGGCGACCTGTACGTCGTCCACCCCACGGCCCCCGAGGTCGCCGGGCTGGCGGCCTCCGCCCGGTTCGTCGACCTGCCCGGGCCGGTCGACCTGGCGGTCGTCGCCGTGCCGGCCACGCGCGTGCTCGAGACGCTCCGCGACGCCGCCGAGGCCGGGGTCCCCGCCGCGGTGGTGATCTCGTCGGGCTTCGAGGAGATGGGCGCCGAGGGGGCTGCCCTGCAGCGCGCGATGCTCGACCTGGCCCGCCGCCACAGCATGCGCCTGGTCGGGCCCAACTGCCTGGGCGTGATGGTCAACGACCCGGACCTGCGGCTGAACGCGACCTTCAGCCACGGCGTACCCCCGCCCGGCGGCCTCGCGATCGCCTCCCAGTCCGGCGGCGTCGGCATCGCGCTCATCGACCTCGCCCGGGACCTCGGGCTGGGGGTCGGCTCCTTCATCTCGCTCGGCAACAAGGCGGACGTGTCGGGCAACGACCTGCTCGCCGCCTGGCTCGAGGACCCGCGCGTGACCTCGGCCGCGCTGTACCTCGAGTCGTTCGGCAACGCCCCGAAGTTCGCCCGGACGGCCCGCCGTTTCGCCGAGCGCAAAGCCCTGCTCGCCGTCGTCGGAGGCCGCTCGCAGGGGGGCCGGCGGGCCGGTGCCTCGCACACGGCCGCCGCCGCGGCCTCCGGCGTCGGCGTGGACGCCCTCTTCACCCAGGCCGGCGTGATCGCCTGCCGCAGCGCCGAGGAGCTCGCCGAGACCGCGCTGCTCACCGACGGCCGGCCGCTGCCGGGCGGCCCCCGCCTCGCGATCGTCAGCAACGCCGGCGGGCTCGGCGTGCTCGCGGCGGACGAGGCGGACCGGTGCGGCCTCGTCGTCCCCGAGCTCTCGCCCGCCCTGCGCGCCACGCTGGCCGGCCACGTGCTCGGCACGACCGGCACCAGCAACCCCGTCGACGCCGGCGCGGGCACCGCGCCCGCGGACCTCGGCGCGATCGTCGCGGCCCTGCTCACCTCCGACGAGGTCGACGCCGTGGTGGTGGTGCTCGTCCGCACGAGCGTCGGCGACCCCGCTCCCCTCGTCACCGCGCTGGTCGACGCCCGCGCGGCCCACCCCGGCAAGCCGCTCCTCCTGGTCCCGATGGGCGGGTTGAACCCGCGCCCCGACGACCTCCCGGGCATCACGCGCTACCGCTCGGTCGGCACCGCCGTCCAGGCGCTCGCGCGCGTGACGAGGTACGCCGCCTGGTTGCGCGTCCCGCGCGAGGAGCCCGAGCCGCCGGACGAGGACCGCGCCGCCGTGGCCCGCCTCGTGGGCGCGCGGCTGGTGGCGGAACGGTCCGCCGACCGTCCTGCCGGCGGCTGGCTGGACCCGGCCGAGGCGATCGAGCTGCTCGGCCCCTACGGCCTGGCCCCGGCCGGGCGCAGCGCGCGCGGCGGCGAGGGGGCGGGCCGGGCCGCGGTGGACCTCGGCTTCCCGGTCGTGGTCAAGGTCGCGGAGCCCGGGATCGTGCACAAGACCGAGCGCGGCCTGGTGCGCGTCGGGCTCACGTCGTACGACGAGGTGGTGGCGGCGGTCCGCGGGTTCGGCCTCGAGCTCGGGCAGGACGGGGTCCCGGTGCTCGTGCAGCCGGTCGTCGCCGGGGTGGAGCTCGCGCTGGGCGTCGTGCGCGACCCCGGCTTCGGCCCCCTGGTCATGGTCGCGGCCGGTGGCGTGACCACCGACCTCCTGGCCGACCGCGTGTTCCTCCTGCCGCCGCTGACCCGCGCCGACGCCGGCCGGGCGCTGCGCTCGCTGCGCAGCTGGCCGCTGCTGGACGGCTTCCGGGGCAGTCCCCGCGTCGACGTCGCCGCCCTCGAGCAGCTGGTCGTCGACCTGGGCGCGCTCGCCACCGACGTGCCCGAGGTCAGCGAGCTGGACCTCAACCCGGTCCTCGTCACGCCCACGGGCTGCAGCCTCGTCGACGTCAAGGTGCGGCTCGCCCCGGCGACCCTCCTCGACGCCGGGATCCCCCGCCGGCTGCGCCGGCCCCGCTGA
- a CDS encoding GAF domain-containing sensor histidine kinase, with amino-acid sequence MTTSPRPELPGTAQALLDAVIAISSDLDLRSVLTRIVEAASELTGAQYAALGVIGHDGSLVEFVTTGLTEEQRALIGDLPRGQGILGLLIEQPRALRLPSLSAHPHSVGFPANHPPMTTFLGVPVRIRGTVFGNLYLTEKAGGTEFTEQDELLVGALASAAGFVIENARSYGLSERRRQWLEASAALADALQPPVDVVRALRLITQAARSVSGARATAVLGYRYDTARTVTSDPADADRATAALDELATRPRSGTDIAAVDLGPLTALVIPLRAHLAERAALVALFDSGRAPQDVEERELLASFADQAALALDRAQALADREELVLISDRERIARDLHDVVIQRLFATGLHLQTAALLAASPDIAERLDRAVTDLDQTIKDIRGTIFELQLQRSDSLRAELRALVQEYASVLGYTPTVRTSGPVDTAVPDPVREQLVPVLREALSNLARHAQASYAEVVLLVTGEDVRLTVLDDGVGVAAGPAESGLRNARRRAGALGGGLELTAREPRGTSFSWWVPLG; translated from the coding sequence ATGACGACCTCCCCGCGTCCCGAGCTGCCCGGCACCGCCCAGGCCCTGCTGGACGCGGTGATCGCGATCTCCTCCGACCTCGACCTGCGCAGCGTGCTCACCCGGATCGTGGAGGCCGCCTCCGAGCTCACGGGCGCGCAGTACGCCGCGCTCGGGGTGATCGGCCACGACGGCTCCCTGGTCGAGTTCGTCACCACCGGCCTCACCGAGGAGCAGCGCGCGCTGATCGGCGACCTGCCCCGGGGCCAGGGCATCCTCGGCCTGCTGATCGAGCAGCCCCGCGCGCTCCGGCTGCCCTCGCTCAGCGCGCACCCGCACTCGGTGGGCTTCCCCGCGAACCATCCACCGATGACGACGTTCCTGGGCGTCCCGGTGCGGATCAGGGGCACGGTGTTCGGCAACCTCTACCTGACCGAGAAGGCCGGCGGGACCGAGTTCACCGAGCAGGACGAGCTGCTCGTCGGGGCGCTCGCCAGCGCCGCGGGCTTCGTGATCGAGAACGCCCGCTCCTACGGCCTCAGCGAGCGCCGGCGCCAGTGGCTGGAGGCCTCGGCCGCGCTGGCCGACGCGCTGCAGCCCCCCGTCGACGTCGTCCGGGCGCTGCGGCTGATCACCCAGGCCGCACGCTCGGTGTCCGGGGCACGGGCCACCGCCGTGCTCGGGTACCGCTACGACACCGCACGCACCGTCACCTCCGACCCGGCCGACGCCGACCGCGCCACCGCCGCGCTGGACGAGCTCGCGACGAGGCCCCGCTCCGGGACCGACATCGCCGCCGTGGATCTCGGGCCCCTCACCGCGCTGGTGATCCCGCTGCGGGCGCACCTGGCCGAGCGGGCCGCGCTGGTGGCGCTCTTCGACAGCGGCCGCGCGCCCCAGGACGTCGAGGAGCGCGAGCTGCTCGCGTCCTTCGCCGACCAGGCCGCGCTGGCCCTCGACCGGGCCCAGGCCCTGGCCGACCGCGAGGAGCTGGTGCTGATCTCGGACCGCGAGCGGATCGCGCGCGACCTGCACGACGTGGTGATCCAGCGCCTCTTCGCCACCGGCCTGCACCTCCAGACCGCCGCCCTGCTCGCGGCCAGCCCGGACATCGCCGAGCGGCTCGACCGCGCCGTCACCGACCTCGACCAGACGATCAAGGACATCCGCGGCACGATCTTCGAGCTGCAGCTCCAGCGCTCCGACTCGCTGCGGGCGGAGCTGCGCGCGCTCGTGCAGGAGTACGCCTCCGTCCTCGGGTACACCCCCACGGTCCGCACCAGCGGTCCCGTCGACACCGCCGTGCCCGACCCGGTCCGCGAGCAGCTCGTGCCGGTGCTGCGCGAGGCACTGTCGAACCTGGCGCGGCACGCGCAGGCGTCGTACGCCGAGGTCGTGCTGCTCGTGACCGGCGAGGACGTGCGGCTCACCGTGCTCGACGACGGGGTGGGGGTCGCGGCCGGTCCGGCCGAGAGCGGGCTGCGCAACGCCCGGCGCCGGGCCGGCGCCCTCGGCGGTGGGCTGGAGCTGACGGCGCGCGAGCCGCGGGGCACGTCGTTCAGCTGGTGGGTCCCGCTCGGCTGA
- a CDS encoding DoxX family membrane protein: MAVMHQHTNVESVAGDVSATHVTTTRRVLAALRIAFGLTFLWAFFDKLLALGFHTGYDPTGATLDRFGPAAWINGGSPTEGFLKFGADGPFKGFYNSIGGTAWADTLFMLGLLGIGTALTFGIGMRFAAVAGATMYLLMWSVALPPETNPVLDDHILGALSVVALALLNAGDTWGLGHWWGSQKVVQEHPVLR; the protein is encoded by the coding sequence ATGGCTGTCATGCACCAGCACACGAACGTGGAGAGCGTCGCGGGCGACGTCTCCGCCACCCACGTCACGACCACCCGGCGCGTCCTGGCCGCCCTGCGGATCGCCTTCGGGCTGACCTTCCTGTGGGCGTTCTTCGACAAGCTGCTGGCCCTGGGCTTCCACACCGGCTACGACCCGACCGGGGCCACGCTGGACCGCTTCGGCCCCGCCGCCTGGATCAACGGCGGCAGCCCGACGGAGGGCTTCCTGAAGTTCGGCGCCGACGGCCCCTTCAAGGGCTTCTACAACAGCATCGGCGGCACCGCCTGGGCCGACACCCTCTTCATGCTCGGCCTGCTCGGCATCGGGACGGCGCTGACCTTCGGGATCGGCATGCGCTTCGCGGCCGTCGCCGGCGCGACGATGTACCTCCTCATGTGGAGCGTGGCCCTGCCGCCGGAGACCAACCCCGTGCTCGACGACCACATCCTCGGTGCGCTCAGCGTGGTCGCGCTGGCCCTCCTCAACGCCGGCGACACCTGGGGCCTCGGCCACTGGTGGGGCAGCCAGAAGGTCGTCCAGGAGCACCCCGTCCTGCGGTGA
- a CDS encoding response regulator, with product MTDPQRITVYLLDDHEVVRQGLRALLEAAGDIEVVGESGSAEEATSRIPALRPDVAVLDGRLPDGSGVEVCRAVRAVDPSIRALILTSYDDDEALFAAIMAGASGYVLKEIKGSDLVGAVRQVAAGNSLIDPALTARVLDRVRNGPATAPELAELTEQELKLLALIAEGLTNRQIGERMFLAEKTVKNYVSSILSKLGLERRTQAAVLASKLLGPAGQAGPAGQGPGGGPNGPGH from the coding sequence ATGACGGATCCCCAGCGCATCACGGTCTACCTCCTCGACGACCACGAGGTGGTCCGCCAGGGTCTCCGGGCGCTGCTCGAGGCCGCCGGTGACATCGAGGTCGTGGGGGAGTCGGGGTCGGCCGAGGAGGCCACGTCGCGGATTCCCGCGCTGCGCCCCGACGTCGCGGTCCTCGACGGCCGGCTGCCGGACGGCTCGGGGGTCGAGGTCTGCCGGGCGGTCCGGGCGGTGGACCCGTCGATCCGGGCGCTCATCCTGACGTCGTACGACGACGACGAGGCGCTCTTCGCGGCGATCATGGCCGGGGCGTCGGGCTACGTGCTCAAGGAGATCAAGGGCTCCGACCTCGTCGGGGCCGTGCGCCAGGTCGCGGCCGGCAACTCGCTGATCGACCCGGCGCTGACCGCGCGCGTCCTCGACCGGGTGCGCAACGGCCCGGCGACGGCGCCGGAGCTCGCCGAGCTGACCGAGCAGGAGCTCAAGCTGCTCGCGCTGATCGCCGAGGGCCTGACCAACCGGCAGATCGGCGAGCGGATGTTCCTCGCCGAGAAGACGGTCAAGAACTACGTCTCCAGCATCCTGAGCAAGCTCGGCCTCGAGCGCCGCACCCAGGCCGCCGTGCTCGCCTCGAAGCTCCTCGGCCCGGCCGGTCAGGCCGGCCCGGCCGGTCAGGGCCCCGGCGGCGGGCCGAACGGTCCCGGACACTGA
- a CDS encoding universal stress protein: protein MTTDHRPVVVAVSEQCVPEAALAYAVQEAVRQGAPLELVHAYDVVPHAPQTGLDDVARAERIAAGALQVALERAAELVASRVAVRGRLVRLPVVRGIVEAAEPARLLVLERRDETRLARIATRSTTSGVAARTSVPVVVVPRRGPHGPLGRVVVGVDVPERSHAILVQALAVGAARGVGVRVVHTWWFPGGYDDLVMSRETSEAFSAAARVQVEAALAEAVAEHPGVPVEVEVRHARPADALVEASTGAALVVVGRHDPLVPTGSHLGPVARAVLREAACPVLLVAPHPHRAVRAHGHDQGHDQAPGHRAALLV, encoded by the coding sequence ATGACCACCGACCACCGGCCCGTCGTCGTCGCCGTCAGCGAGCAGTGCGTGCCCGAGGCGGCGCTCGCGTACGCCGTCCAGGAGGCCGTCCGCCAGGGCGCGCCCCTCGAGCTCGTGCACGCCTACGACGTGGTGCCGCACGCGCCGCAGACCGGGCTGGACGACGTCGCCCGCGCCGAGCGGATCGCCGCCGGGGCGCTGCAGGTCGCGCTGGAGCGCGCGGCCGAGCTCGTCGCCTCGCGGGTCGCCGTCCGCGGTCGCCTCGTGCGGCTGCCGGTCGTCCGCGGCATCGTGGAGGCGGCGGAGCCGGCCCGGCTGCTGGTCCTAGAGCGCCGCGACGAGACCCGCCTGGCGCGGATCGCGACCCGCTCGACCACCAGCGGGGTGGCGGCGCGCACGTCCGTCCCGGTCGTCGTCGTGCCCCGCCGCGGCCCGCACGGGCCGCTCGGCCGCGTCGTGGTCGGCGTCGACGTCCCCGAGCGCAGCCACGCGATCCTCGTCCAGGCCCTGGCCGTCGGCGCCGCCCGCGGCGTCGGGGTGCGGGTGGTCCACACGTGGTGGTTCCCCGGCGGGTACGACGACCTCGTCATGTCCCGCGAGACCTCCGAGGCGTTCTCGGCCGCGGCCCGCGTGCAGGTGGAGGCCGCGCTGGCGGAGGCGGTCGCGGAGCACCCCGGCGTCCCCGTCGAGGTCGAGGTCCGCCACGCCCGACCGGCCGACGCGCTCGTCGAGGCCTCGACCGGTGCCGCCCTCGTGGTGGTCGGCCGCCACGACCCGCTCGTGCCGACCGGCTCGCACCTGGGGCCCGTGGCGCGGGCGGTGCTGCGCGAGGCGGCCTGCCCGGTGCTGCTCGTCGCGCCGCACCCGCACCGCGCCGTGCGCGCCCACGGGCACGACCAGGGCCACGACCAGGCGCCCGGCCACCGGGCCGCGCTGCTCGTGTGA
- a CDS encoding lipid-transfer protein has protein sequence MSTDVAVLGVGMHPWGKWGRPFTTYGVHAARAALADADVAWTDVDLVVGGETVRNGYGGYVAGATFAQALGWNGARVATSYAACATGAQAIDTARARILAGLCEVALVVGADTTPKGFLAPNAGERWDDPDWLRFRLLGMTNPAYFAMYARRRMDLHGATSEDFAAVKVKNARHGLANPNARYRKEVSAEDVLTSAVVSDPLHLLDICATSDGAAAVVLTSVDYARRHGIAAPVRVRAVSTVTPTFPNTVLDMPNLSTDSSAVAGVPERTFKQSIAHAAYEEAGIGPEDVSLAEVYDLSTALELDWMEDIGLCKPGEAEAMLRAGDTTIGGRVPVNPSGGLACFGEAVPAQAIAQVCEVTWQLRGQATGRQVEGARVGITANQGLFGHGSSVLLST, from the coding sequence GTGAGCACCGACGTCGCCGTCCTGGGGGTCGGCATGCACCCGTGGGGCAAGTGGGGCAGGCCGTTCACGACGTACGGCGTGCACGCCGCCCGCGCCGCCCTCGCCGACGCGGACGTCGCCTGGACCGACGTCGACCTGGTGGTCGGCGGCGAGACGGTGCGCAACGGCTACGGCGGGTATGTCGCCGGCGCGACCTTCGCCCAGGCCCTGGGCTGGAACGGCGCCCGCGTCGCCACGTCGTACGCCGCCTGCGCCACCGGCGCCCAGGCGATCGACACCGCGCGCGCCCGGATCCTCGCCGGGCTCTGCGAGGTCGCGCTCGTAGTCGGGGCCGACACGACGCCCAAGGGCTTCCTGGCCCCGAACGCCGGCGAGCGCTGGGACGACCCGGACTGGCTGCGCTTCCGGCTGCTCGGGATGACGAACCCGGCGTACTTCGCGATGTACGCCCGCCGCCGGATGGACCTCCACGGGGCCACCTCGGAGGACTTCGCGGCGGTCAAGGTCAAGAACGCCCGGCACGGGCTGGCCAACCCGAACGCGCGCTACCGCAAGGAGGTCAGTGCCGAGGACGTCCTGACCAGCGCCGTGGTCTCGGACCCGCTGCACCTGCTCGACATCTGCGCGACCTCCGACGGGGCGGCGGCGGTCGTCCTGACCAGCGTCGACTACGCGCGCCGCCACGGGATCGCCGCGCCGGTCCGGGTGCGGGCCGTCTCGACGGTCACCCCGACCTTCCCGAACACCGTGCTGGACATGCCGAACCTCTCGACCGACTCGAGCGCCGTGGCCGGCGTCCCGGAGCGGACCTTCAAGCAGTCGATCGCGCACGCGGCGTACGAGGAGGCCGGCATCGGCCCCGAGGACGTCAGCCTGGCCGAGGTGTACGACCTCTCCACCGCCCTCGAGCTGGACTGGATGGAGGACATCGGGCTCTGCAAGCCCGGCGAGGCCGAGGCGATGCTCCGGGCCGGCGACACCACCATCGGTGGCCGCGTCCCGGTGAACCCGTCCGGCGGGCTGGCCTGCTTCGGCGAGGCGGTCCCGGCGCAGGCGATCGCCCAGGTCTGCGAGGTCACCTGGCAGCTGCGCGGGCAGGCGACCGGCCGCCAGGTCGAGGGTGCCCGGGTCGGCATCACCGCCAACCAGGGGCTCTTCGGGCACGGGTCGTCGGTGCTGCTCAGCACCTGA
- a CDS encoding Zn-ribbon domain-containing OB-fold protein, with protein MTATPATPAIEGWFTTGAAAALVGARCTTCTTVFFPRSSSGAGPDGHGFCRNPACAGEEFEDVELSRRGRVWSYTDAQYQPPPPYLAPGSPGDAYEPFALAAVELPEGLVVLGQVAQGYGVRDLHVGAEVELVVETLYADETGDRTIWRWKPVVELGEEADQ; from the coding sequence ATGACGGCGACCCCGGCGACACCCGCGATCGAGGGATGGTTCACGACCGGGGCGGCCGCGGCGCTGGTCGGCGCCCGGTGCACCACGTGCACCACGGTCTTCTTCCCGCGGAGCAGCAGCGGCGCCGGCCCCGACGGGCACGGCTTCTGCCGCAACCCGGCGTGCGCGGGCGAGGAGTTCGAGGACGTCGAGCTGTCGCGGCGCGGCCGGGTCTGGTCGTACACCGACGCGCAGTACCAACCCCCGCCGCCCTACCTCGCGCCCGGCAGCCCCGGCGACGCCTACGAGCCGTTCGCGCTCGCGGCGGTCGAGCTGCCGGAGGGCCTGGTCGTGCTGGGGCAGGTCGCGCAGGGGTACGGCGTCCGCGACCTGCACGTCGGCGCCGAGGTCGAGCTGGTCGTCGAGACGCTGTACGCCGACGAGACCGGTGACCGCACCATCTGGCGCTGGAAGCCCGTGGTCGAGCTGGGCGAGGAGGCCGACCAGTGA